The following coding sequences are from one uncultured Cohaesibacter sp. window:
- a CDS encoding threonine/serine dehydratase, with protein MSQEFAISFEDILDAAKRLKGYAVRTPLLEFAPLSEKLGRQVLVKFEGAQHTGSFKFRGAFNRISTIDPSARKAGVVAWSSGNHAQGIAAAARMNGIPATIVMPSDAPKIKVNNTRALGAEIIFYDRYSESREEIAMAFVKEHGAILIPSYDDPYVIAGQGTVGLEILQQAEEAGAEIGAVIAPCGGGGLISGIATAIKENKPNACVYSSEPVGFDSTGRSLKSDKPAENIPDARSICDALQSPYPGTMTLPINREKLAGGFAVSDEEVKAAVRFAFEKLKLVAEPGGSAGLAAALAGKIPASDGALVVVISGANVDPDLYSEILSSK; from the coding sequence ATTTCCTTTGAAGATATCCTCGATGCAGCCAAACGCCTGAAGGGCTACGCGGTACGAACCCCATTGCTCGAATTTGCACCCCTTAGTGAAAAGCTGGGCAGGCAGGTGTTGGTAAAATTCGAGGGTGCCCAGCACACGGGCTCTTTCAAATTCCGTGGCGCATTCAACCGCATCTCCACAATTGACCCTTCAGCGCGCAAGGCAGGCGTGGTGGCCTGGTCATCAGGCAATCACGCCCAGGGCATCGCAGCTGCGGCTCGGATGAATGGTATTCCAGCAACAATCGTGATGCCTAGCGACGCCCCAAAGATCAAAGTCAACAATACGCGCGCGCTTGGTGCTGAAATCATCTTCTATGATCGCTACAGCGAATCCCGCGAGGAAATCGCCATGGCCTTCGTCAAGGAGCACGGCGCCATTCTCATTCCGTCCTATGATGATCCTTACGTCATCGCAGGCCAAGGCACCGTCGGACTTGAGATATTGCAGCAAGCTGAAGAGGCCGGAGCAGAAATCGGCGCTGTCATCGCGCCATGCGGCGGTGGCGGGCTCATTTCCGGCATAGCAACCGCGATCAAGGAAAACAAACCGAACGCTTGCGTTTATTCATCTGAGCCGGTTGGTTTTGACAGCACTGGCCGGTCTCTCAAGAGCGACAAACCGGCAGAAAATATTCCTGATGCCCGCTCCATCTGCGATGCCCTGCAATCCCCATATCCTGGCACAATGACGCTCCCCATCAACAGGGAAAAGCTGGCTGGAGGCTTTGCGGTCAGTGACGAGGAAGTGAAAGCTGCTGTGCGCTTTGCATTTGAGAAACTCAAACTGGTTGCCGAGCCCGGTGGATCTGCGGGCCTTGCAGCGGCCCTTGCAGGCAAGATTCCTGCTTCTGATGGTGCGTTGGTCGTTGTGATCTCCGGGGCGAATGTTGATCCGGATCTCTATAGCGAGATTCTCTCTTCCAAATAG